A stretch of Plesiomonas shigelloides DNA encodes these proteins:
- the dbpA gene encoding ATP-dependent RNA helicase DbpA, which yields MGYHAMTPIQAQSLPAILAGEDVIGQGKTGSGKTAAFGLGLLNKLDVKRFRIQTLVLCPTRELADQVAQEIRTLARGIHNVKVLTLCGGVPMGPQIGSLEHGAHIIVGTPGRIVDHLERNRLDLSNLTMLVLDEADCMLEMGFQPQLEAIIASAPRQRQTLLFSATFPEKIQTITQKVMHNPVMVKVAVTHEKSTIAQHFFHLEEDRARMQALRLLLLEHKPESAVVFCNTKRETQNVADELAASGFSVLALHGDLEQRDRDETLLQFANKSARVLVATDVAARGLDIDALDAVFNYHMAHDTEVHIHRIGRTGRAGSKGAAFTFFSHEDGYKMALLEDYLEHEIHDEPLPSASLLGQTPTAPAMITLLIDGGKKDKLRPGDILGALTGQNGIDAAAVGKILVTDYRAYVAVSRSVAKQALSKITSGRIKGKSYRARLMK from the coding sequence ATGGGCTACCACGCGATGACGCCCATTCAGGCCCAGAGTTTACCTGCCATTTTAGCGGGTGAGGATGTGATTGGTCAGGGCAAGACCGGCTCGGGTAAAACGGCGGCCTTCGGCCTTGGGTTACTCAACAAGTTAGATGTGAAGCGCTTTCGGATTCAAACCTTGGTGCTGTGCCCGACTCGGGAGCTGGCCGATCAGGTCGCGCAGGAGATCCGCACCCTCGCCCGCGGGATCCACAACGTAAAAGTGCTCACCCTATGCGGCGGTGTGCCGATGGGACCACAGATAGGCTCACTTGAGCACGGCGCGCACATTATCGTGGGTACGCCTGGCCGGATTGTGGATCACCTAGAGCGTAACCGCTTAGATTTGAGCAACCTCACGATGTTGGTGCTCGATGAAGCTGACTGCATGCTGGAGATGGGCTTTCAGCCGCAGCTGGAAGCGATTATTGCCAGCGCCCCTCGCCAGCGCCAGACGCTGCTGTTCAGTGCAACCTTCCCTGAGAAAATTCAGACCATTACCCAGAAGGTAATGCATAACCCTGTGATGGTGAAAGTCGCAGTAACCCACGAAAAGAGCACTATCGCCCAGCACTTCTTCCATTTGGAAGAGGACCGCGCGCGGATGCAGGCACTGCGTTTATTGCTGCTCGAACACAAACCTGAAAGCGCTGTGGTGTTCTGTAACACCAAGCGCGAAACCCAGAACGTAGCCGATGAGCTCGCCGCTTCTGGCTTTAGCGTGCTGGCACTGCACGGTGATTTGGAGCAGCGCGATCGCGACGAAACCCTGCTGCAATTTGCCAACAAGAGTGCTCGCGTGCTGGTGGCGACCGACGTAGCGGCCCGTGGACTGGATATCGATGCCCTCGATGCTGTGTTTAACTACCATATGGCTCACGATACCGAAGTGCACATTCACCGCATTGGCCGTACTGGCCGCGCAGGTAGCAAGGGCGCAGCCTTTACCTTCTTTAGCCACGAAGATGGCTACAAGATGGCGCTGCTGGAAGATTATCTGGAGCACGAAATTCACGACGAGCCGCTGCCATCAGCCAGCCTGCTGGGGCAAACGCCGACAGCGCCAGCCATGATCACCTTGCTCATCGATGGCGGTAAAAAGGATAAACTGCGCCCCGGCGATATCCTCGGTGCATTAACCGGCCAAAACGGCATCGACGCTGCCGCGGTGGGCAAGATTTTAGTCACCGATTACCGCGCCTATGTCGCGGTTAGCCGCAGTGTGGCAAAACAGGCTCTGAGCAAAATCACCAGTGGCCGTATTAAAGGTAAGTCATACCGCGCTCGTCTGATGAAGTAG
- a CDS encoding NAD(P)-dependent oxidoreductase has translation MRPISVIGLGAMGSALASTLLKAGHPVTVWNRSAAKATPLIALGATLAPSVSEAIAAGDITLICIDNYAVSQQLLDEASNTVTGKVVVQLSTGSPQGARMLEGWCHARGSCYLDGAILCFPDQIGTTDASIICSGANAAFSKTEPVLRQLAPTLEHVAEAVGAAAAQDCAVAAYFAGGLLGALHGALICEAEGLPVAKVCAQFSELSPILGGDVAHLGKTLASGDFDHPYASLKTWSAAISRLTGHATDAGIDNRFPRFAADLFEEGVAQGLGQQEVSALIKVLRARNGAAL, from the coding sequence TTGCGTCCTATTTCTGTCATCGGCCTCGGCGCCATGGGCTCTGCTCTTGCCTCCACCTTGCTCAAGGCAGGCCATCCGGTCACCGTCTGGAATCGCAGTGCAGCCAAGGCAACACCATTAATCGCGCTAGGAGCGACACTCGCGCCCTCAGTGAGTGAAGCTATCGCAGCGGGCGATATCACCCTAATCTGCATCGATAACTACGCCGTCAGCCAGCAGTTGCTGGACGAAGCGAGTAATACGGTGACAGGCAAAGTCGTGGTGCAGCTATCAACAGGCAGTCCGCAGGGAGCCAGAATGCTAGAGGGCTGGTGCCATGCCCGCGGATCCTGCTATCTGGATGGCGCTATCCTCTGCTTCCCCGATCAGATTGGCACTACTGATGCCAGTATCATCTGCTCAGGAGCCAACGCCGCCTTTAGCAAGACCGAGCCAGTACTGCGCCAGCTAGCCCCCACGCTTGAGCATGTCGCGGAAGCCGTGGGCGCTGCCGCCGCGCAGGATTGTGCGGTTGCGGCCTACTTTGCTGGTGGCCTACTCGGCGCGCTACACGGAGCACTCATCTGTGAAGCCGAGGGGCTCCCTGTCGCCAAGGTATGCGCTCAGTTCAGCGAGTTGTCGCCGATTTTAGGAGGCGATGTGGCTCACCTTGGCAAAACACTGGCCAGCGGCGACTTCGATCACCCCTACGCCAGCCTGAAAACGTGGAGTGCCGCCATTAGCCGCCTGACCGGTCACGCCACCGACGCGGGGATCGACAACCGTTTCCCACGTTTTGCCGCCGATTTGTTTGAAGAAGGGGTAGCGCAAGGATTGGGTCAGCAGGAGGTATCGGCGCTGATCAAGGTACTGCGGGCTCGCAATGGAGCAGCACTATGA
- a CDS encoding SDR family NAD(P)-dependent oxidoreductase — translation MNDKQIALVTGAAGGIGRELCLGLANAGYRVIATDLTVYSFDHPEIHFHPLDLRDEQAIAQLFAEVRAQHGGIHLLINNGAISKFHTRFEELGTEQFDLMMAVNVRGAMLCARAFVQANSGLPYGRIINIASTRWQQNEPGWDAYGASKGALVALTQSLANSLAEYPITVNAISPGWIQTEDYHTLTEADHRQHPSGRVGRPDDITRACLFLADSRNDFINGANLVVDGGMSKKMIYHTSATFWEN, via the coding sequence ATGAACGATAAACAAATTGCTCTCGTCACCGGCGCCGCTGGCGGGATTGGCCGCGAGCTCTGCCTTGGCTTGGCTAACGCGGGCTATCGGGTAATAGCTACCGATCTAACCGTTTACTCTTTCGACCACCCCGAGATCCATTTTCACCCTCTCGATTTACGTGACGAACAGGCCATTGCACAGCTCTTTGCTGAAGTGCGCGCACAACACGGTGGTATTCATCTGCTGATCAACAACGGCGCCATCAGCAAGTTCCACACCCGTTTCGAAGAGCTTGGCACTGAGCAGTTCGATCTCATGATGGCCGTCAATGTGCGCGGCGCTATGCTGTGCGCCCGCGCTTTCGTTCAGGCCAACAGTGGTCTGCCCTATGGCCGTATCATCAATATTGCCTCCACCCGCTGGCAGCAGAACGAACCCGGCTGGGATGCCTACGGCGCGTCGAAGGGCGCGTTGGTTGCCCTCACTCAGTCCCTTGCCAACTCATTGGCCGAGTATCCGATCACCGTCAATGCCATCAGTCCTGGCTGGATCCAGACGGAGGATTACCACACCCTGACTGAAGCCGATCACCGCCAGCATCCAAGTGGCCGCGTCGGTCGCCCCGATGACATCACGCGTGCTTGCCTCTTTTTAGCCGACTCGCGGAATGACTTTATCAATGGTGCCAATCTGGTTGTCGATGGAGGGATGAGCAAGAAGATGATCTATCACACATCCGCGACATTCTGGGAAAACTAA